From Oreochromis niloticus isolate F11D_XX linkage group LG14, O_niloticus_UMD_NMBU, whole genome shotgun sequence, one genomic window encodes:
- the synrg gene encoding synergin gamma isoform X5: MALRPGSGGGGSFMYPVGGGLGPPQGMVPMQQQQQQQQQGFPMVPVMQPNMQGMMGMNFGGQMPPGAIPMQGGMAIGMQTPGMQFLGQPQFMGMRPAGPQYTADMQKQMAEEHQKRLEQQQKMLEEDRKRRQFEEQKQKLRLLSSVKPKTGEKSRDDALEAIKGNLDGFSRDAKMHPTPSSQTQKPDSSPSHPSVTAPSLPPAMSEDNDEFSDFQGPVDTPTSFPLPPSSSSSSSTTTPSSFGFSSQAQPSSFAPNIGFSEDDDEFSDFVQGPVNTFPSANFHLSSQSQVQSTFPPSQSLPSSVSIHTDTQHSAVSTSTQSAFQGPSLEEKLFSSCDLTADKTAQVSFKSKQSLAEMTPRAKVSTQFQPSTKARNWAAATEDLSSVFVAEKPPEAPVPAPKLPPSAAGSSPQTSSDSAGVGVYPQQEHIQTMLPAWVYNDSLVPEMFKKVLEITMTPAGIDTAKLYPILMSSGLPREALGQIWASANRTTPGMLTKEELYTVLALIGVAQSGLPAMNVEILGQFPSPPVPNLPALAMAMAPVMPQHQQPMMTQPPVSMAMPTAAPPPVMPMTPAAPAQPPTNTNFIASFPPAQVSQGTKADDDDFQDFQEAPKAGGDQAFSDFQGESGGSFPTTIVPQHQNSTPALLTPVSGSSSASVTSSDKYAVFKQLSVDQPAEPTPPASDIGDKYSVFRQLEQPAEKKSVGEGFADFKSVGTVDDGFTDFKTADSVSPLDPPDQAKLFQPSFPSAFPNSQSLQQLPQQPPAVSLSQPKNPLNMADLDLFSSIAPSVPAPTETKPSTFPSVSVPPSLVLLPGGAKPPGGGADEFGDFALFGSSSDSTRASAAGGAPSAPQDDFADFMAFGSSGGEPKGESSVGVQGETSTQQRSQQSSDKYDVFKQLSLEGGLAYDDTKESGAGSFSSLKSDNDDFADFQSSKFCTALGASEKTLVDKVAAFKQAKEDSASVKSLDLPSIGGSSVGKDDSEDALSVQLDMKLSDMGGDLKHVMSDSSLDLPGLSSHQPPATEGDDMKFDPFGTSALSTLASYDWSDRDESLPGEVRKPPGLEGAGLPSLVPTQRKELTFGSTENITSNSIANIITSFPAEDTSSADDKFEAFADFGSGDQGGVNNEDDFGDFASTVSEKSDSPAATAEAGSEGNQSEASDDFGAFQGDKPKFGRSDFLKASAQAKVKSSEEMIKNELATFDLSVQGSHKRSHSLGEKEIRRSPPSPAPEQPFRDRSNTLNEKPALPVIRDKYKDLTGEVEESERYAYEWQRCLESALEVITKANNTLNGISSSSVCTEVIQSAQGMEYLLGVVEVYRVSRRVELGIKATAVCSEKLQQQLKDISRVWNNLIGFMSLAKLAPDESSLDFSSCILRPGIKNAKDLACGVCLLNVDARSKAFNSETDNFKLMYGGHQYHASCANFWINCVEPKPPGLILPDLL, from the exons ATGGCGCTGCGGCCGGGATCTGGGGGAGGTGGCAG TTTTATGTATCCTGTTGGAGGAGGCTTGGGACCGCCGCAAG gcATGGTACCcatgcagcaacagcagcagcagcaacagcagggCTTCCCCATGGTTCCTGTCATGCAGCCTAACATGCAGGGCATGATGGGAATGAACTTTGGAGGCCAGATGCCCCCAGGTGCCATCCCTATGCAG GGTGGAATGGCGATTGGGATGCAGACCCCTGGGATGCAGTTCTTGGGTCAGCCACAGTTCATGGGTATGAGACCAGCAGGACCCCAGTACACGGCTGACATGCAGAAACAGATGGCTGAAGAGCACCA AAAACGtctggagcagcagcagaaaatgctggaggaagacaggaaaagaagaCAATTTGAGGAGCAGAAACAGAAGCTGAGGTTGCTCAGCAGTGTCAAACCCAAG ACGGGGGAGAAGAGCCGTGATGATGCCTTGGAGGCAATCAAAGGCAACCTGGATGGTTTCAGCAGAGACGCAAAGATGCACCCCACTCCGTCATCTCAGACCCAGAAGCCAG actcatcaccatcgCACCCGTCTGTAACTGCTCCCTCCCTTCCCCCAGCTATGTCTGAGGATAATGATGAGTTTAGTGACTTTCAGGGCCCCGTCGATACCCCCACGTCGTTCCCTTTGCCcccctcctcatcctcttcctcctccaccaccactcCCTCCAGCTTCGGGTTCTCCTCTCAGGCCCAGCCTTCATCCTTTGCCCCCAACATAGGTTTCTCTGAGGACGATGACGAGTTTAGTGACTTTGTTCAGGGACCTGTAAACACTTTCCCTTCCGCCAACTTCCACCTCTCCTCTCAGTCGCAAGTCCAATCGACTTTTCCACCCTCACAATCCCTCCCTTCTTCTGTGTCCATTCACACTGACACCCAACACTCTGCTGTCAGCACCAGCACCCAGTCTGCATTTCAAG GCCCATCCCTGGAAGAGAAGCTGTTCTCCTCCTGTGATCTCACAGCTGATAAGACTGCGCAGGTTAGCTTTAAGTCCAAGCAGAGTTTGGCTGAAATGACTCCTAGAGCTAAAGTTTCAACCCAGTTTCAGCCCAGTACTAAAGCGAGGAATTGGGCCGCGGCCACCGAGGACTTGAGCTCTGTCTTCGTCGCAGAAAAGCCACCAGAGGCCCCGGTACCAGCGCCCAAACTCCCCCCATCAGCTGCTGGCTCATCTCCTCAAACCAGTAGTGACAGTG CAGGTGTTGGTGTGTACCCACAACAAGAGCACATTCAGACCATGCTGCCCGCCTGGGTTTACAACGACAGCCTCGTCCCAG aAATGTTCAAGAAGGTTCTTGAAATCACCATGACTCCAGCAGGGATAGACACAGCCAAACTCTACCCGATATTAATGTCATCAGGTCTTCCAAGGGAAGCACTCGGGCAAATCTGGGCTTCAGCCAACCGCACAACACCTGGCATGCTGACCAAGGAGGAGCTTTACACTGTACTTGCACTAATTGGGGTGGCGCAG AGTGGCCTCCCGGCAATGAACGTGGAAATCCTCGGCCAATTTCCTTCTCCTCCCGTGCCGAACCTGCCGGCCCTGGCTATGGCCATGGCCCCTGTCATGCCTCAGCACCAGCAGCCCATGATGACCCAGCCCCCGGTCTCCATGGCCATGCCCACAGCAGCCCCGCCACCAGTCATGCCTATGACACCGGCAGCACCGGCTCAGCCACCCACAAACACAAATTTCATTGCCAGTTTCCCTCCAGCACAGGTATCACAG GGAACCAAAGCCGATGACGATGACTTCCAGGACTTCCAGGAGGCTCCAAAGGCAGGAGGAGACCAAGCTTTCTCTGACTTTCAGGGGGAATCGGGAGGAAGCTTCCCTACTACCATTGTACCACAGCACCAAAACAG CACGCCTGCCTTGCTGACTCCAGTGTCTGGTTCCTCCTCCGCCTCCGTCACATCTTCTGATAAGTACGCCGTGTTCAAGCAGCTGTCTGTGGATCAGCCTGCAGAGCCTACACCCCCTGCCTCAG ATATTGGAGACAAATACAGTGTATTCAGACAACTCGAACAACCTGCGGAGAAGAAATCAGTCG GAGAAGGATTTGCAGATTTCAAGTCTGTCGGCACAGTCGATGATGGCTTCACAGACTTTAAAACAGCCGACAGCGTCTCTCCACTAGACCCTCCAGATCAAGCCAAACTCTTTCAACCTTCCTTCCCCTCTGCTTTTCCAAACTCTCAGTCACTACAGCAGCTTCCCCAGCAACCGCCAGCAGTGTCTCTTTCTCAGCCCAAAAATCCTCTCAACATGGCTGACCTGGACCTTTTCTCTTCTATAGCGCCCTCTGTTCCTGCCCCCACTGAGACAAAACCCAGCACATTCCCCTCTGTGTCTGTGCCCCCCTCTCTCGTGCTCCTGCCAGGTGGAGCAAAACCTCCGGGAGGAGGGGCAGATGAGTTTGGTGATTTTGCCCTCTTTGGCTCCTCTTCTGACTCCACTCGAGCTTCAGCCGCAGGAGGAGCTCCCTCAGCACCTCAGGATGACTTTGCAGACTTCATGGCATTTGGCAGCTCTGGTGGAGAGCCTAAAGGCGAGAGCAGCGTGGGTGTTCAAGGGGAAACCTCCACACAGCAGCGGTCTCAGCAGAGCTCTGACAAATACGACGTATTCAAACAACTTTCTCTGGAAGGAGGCCTCGCCTACGATGACACCAAGGAGAGCGGCGCCGGCTCCTTCTCGTCACTCAAGAGCGACAACGACGACTTTGCCGACTTTCAGTCCTCGAAGTTCTGCACAGCACTCGGAGCTTCTGAAAAGACTCTGGTGGACAAGGTGGCCGCGTTCAAACAGGCCAAGGAAGACTCTGCATCTGTAAAGTCCCTCGACCTCCCGTCCATCGGCGGGAGCAGCGTGGGAAAGGACGACTCTGAGGACGCGCTGTCAGTGCAGCTGGACATGAAGCTGTCGGACATGGGCGGAGACCTGAAGCACGTGATGTCAGACAGCTCTCTGGATTTGCCGGGTCTCTCTTCCCACCAGCCCCCTGCTACAG AAGGAGACGACATGAAATTTGACCCCTTTGGGACGTCGGCCCTCAGCACCTTGGCCAGCTATGACTGGTCAGACCGTGATGAAAGTCTGCCCGGTGAGGTCAGAAAGCCACCGGGCTTGGAAGGAGCTGGCCTTCCATCTTTAGTCCCCACTCAGAGGAAGGAACTGACCTTTGGCAGCACTGAAAACATCACAAGCAACTCCATAGCAAACATCATCACCTCCTTCCCTGCAGAGGACACTTCATCCGCAGATGACAAGTTTGAAGCCTTTGCTGACTTTGGCTCCGGCGACCAGGGCGGTGTCAATAACGAGGATGACTTTGGAGACTTTGCAAGTACTGTTTCGGAGAAGTCAGACTCGCCTGCTGCCACTGCCGAGGCGGGCTCAGAGGGAAACCAGAGCGAGGCCTCCGATGACTTTGGTGCCTTCCAGGGAGACAAGCCAAAGTTTGGCAGGTCTGACTTCCTCAAAGCCAGCGCTCAGGCCAAGGTCAAGTCCAGCGAGGAGATGATCAAGAACGAGTTGGCAACTTTTGATTTGTCGGTTCAAG GTTCCCACAAGCGCAGTCACAGTTTGGGTGAGAAGGAAATCAGGCGTTCACCCCCATCTCCGGCACCAGAGCAGCCCTTCAGAGACCGATCCAACACCCTGAACGAGAAGCCCGCACTGCCCGTCATCAGAGACAAGTACAAGGACCTgactggagaggtggag GAGAGCGAGCGCTACGCCTATGAGTGGCAGAGGTGCCTGGAAAGCGCTCTGgag GTCATCACCAAAGCCAACAACACCCTGAACGGGATCAGCAGCTCTTCTGTCTGCACCGAGGTCATCCAGTCTGCTCAGGGCATGGAGTACCTGCTTG GCGTGGTGGAAGTGTATCGCGTCTCTCGGCGTGTGGAGCTGGGCATCAAGGCCACGGCGGTGTGCTCTgagaagctgcagcagcagctgaaggaCATCAGCCGTGTGTGGAACAACCTCATAGGCTTCATGTCGCTGGCTAAGCTCGCT CCTGATGAAAGCTCCCTGGATTTCTCCTCCTGTATTCTGCGGCCGGGTATCAAGAATGCAAAGGACTTGGCTTGTGGGGTTTGTCTGCTCAACGTCGACGCTCGCAGCAAG GCGTTCAACTCAGAGACAGACAACTTCAAGCTGATGTACGGGGGTCATCAGTACCACGCCAGCTGTGCCAACTTCTGGATTAACTGTGTGGAGCCCAAACCCCCGGGCCTCATCCTGCCTGACCTGCTCTGA
- the synrg gene encoding synergin gamma isoform X7 has product MALRPGSGGGGSFMYPVGGGLGPPQGMVPMQQQQQQQQQGFPMVPVMQPNMQGMMGMNFGGQMPPGAIPMQGGMAIGMQTPGMQFLGQPQFMGMRPAGPQYTADMQKQMAEEHQKRLEQQQKMLEEDRKRRQFEEQKQKLRLLSSVKPKTGEKSRDDALEAIKGNLDGFSRDAKMHPTPSSQTQKPDSSPSHPSVTAPSLPPAMSEDNDEFSDFQGPVDTPTSFPLPPSSSSSSSTTTPSSFGFSSQAQPSSFAPNIGFSEDDDEFSDFVQGPVNTFPSANFHLSSQSQVQSTFPPSQSLPSSVSIHTDTQHSAVSTSTQSAFQAGVGVYPQQEHIQTMLPAWVYNDSLVPEMFKKVLEITMTPAGIDTAKLYPILMSSGLPREALGQIWASANRTTPGMLTKEELYTVLALIGVAQSGLPAMNVEILGQFPSPPVPNLPALAMAMAPVMPQHQQPMMTQPPVSMAMPTAAPPPVMPMTPAAPAQPPTNTNFIASFPPAQVSQGTKADDDDFQDFQEAPKAGGDQAFSDFQGESGGSFPTTIVPQHQNSTPALLTPVSGSSSASVTSSDKYAVFKQLSVDQPAEPTPPASDIGDKYSVFRQLEQPAEKKSVGEGFADFKSVGTVDDGFTDFKTADSVSPLDPPDQAKLFQPSFPSAFPNSQSLQQLPQQPPAVSLSQPKNPLNMADLDLFSSIAPSVPAPTETKPSTFPSVSVPPSLVLLPGGAKPPGGGADEFGDFALFGSSSDSTRASAAGGAPSAPQDDFADFMAFGSSGGEPKGESSVGVQGETSTQQRSQQSSDKYDVFKQLSLEGGLAYDDTKESGAGSFSSLKSDNDDFADFQSSKFCTALGASEKTLVDKVAAFKQAKEDSASVKSLDLPSIGGSSVGKDDSEDALSVQLDMKLSDMGGDLKHVMSDSSLDLPGLSSHQPPATEGDDMKFDPFGTSALSTLASYDWSDRDESLPGEVRKPPGLEGAGLPSLVPTQRKELTFGSTENITSNSIANIITSFPAEDTSSADDKFEAFADFGSGDQGGVNNEDDFGDFASTVSEKSDSPAATAEAGSEGNQSEASDDFGAFQGDKPKFGRSDFLKASAQAKVKSSEEMIKNELATFDLSVQGSHKRSHSLGEKEIRRSPPSPAPEQPFRDRSNTLNEKPALPVIRDKYKDLTGEVEESERYAYEWQRCLESALEVITKANNTLNGISSSSVCTEVIQSAQGMEYLLGVVEVYRVSRRVELGIKATAVCSEKLQQQLKDISRVWNNLIGFMSLAKLAPDESSLDFSSCILRPGIKNAKDLACGVCLLNVDARSKNKEESTIGRLFKRALTKDRERSLRAFNSETDNFKLMYGGHQYHASCANFWINCVEPKPPGLILPDLL; this is encoded by the exons ATGGCGCTGCGGCCGGGATCTGGGGGAGGTGGCAG TTTTATGTATCCTGTTGGAGGAGGCTTGGGACCGCCGCAAG gcATGGTACCcatgcagcaacagcagcagcagcaacagcagggCTTCCCCATGGTTCCTGTCATGCAGCCTAACATGCAGGGCATGATGGGAATGAACTTTGGAGGCCAGATGCCCCCAGGTGCCATCCCTATGCAG GGTGGAATGGCGATTGGGATGCAGACCCCTGGGATGCAGTTCTTGGGTCAGCCACAGTTCATGGGTATGAGACCAGCAGGACCCCAGTACACGGCTGACATGCAGAAACAGATGGCTGAAGAGCACCA AAAACGtctggagcagcagcagaaaatgctggaggaagacaggaaaagaagaCAATTTGAGGAGCAGAAACAGAAGCTGAGGTTGCTCAGCAGTGTCAAACCCAAG ACGGGGGAGAAGAGCCGTGATGATGCCTTGGAGGCAATCAAAGGCAACCTGGATGGTTTCAGCAGAGACGCAAAGATGCACCCCACTCCGTCATCTCAGACCCAGAAGCCAG actcatcaccatcgCACCCGTCTGTAACTGCTCCCTCCCTTCCCCCAGCTATGTCTGAGGATAATGATGAGTTTAGTGACTTTCAGGGCCCCGTCGATACCCCCACGTCGTTCCCTTTGCCcccctcctcatcctcttcctcctccaccaccactcCCTCCAGCTTCGGGTTCTCCTCTCAGGCCCAGCCTTCATCCTTTGCCCCCAACATAGGTTTCTCTGAGGACGATGACGAGTTTAGTGACTTTGTTCAGGGACCTGTAAACACTTTCCCTTCCGCCAACTTCCACCTCTCCTCTCAGTCGCAAGTCCAATCGACTTTTCCACCCTCACAATCCCTCCCTTCTTCTGTGTCCATTCACACTGACACCCAACACTCTGCTGTCAGCACCAGCACCCAGTCTGCATTTCAAG CAGGTGTTGGTGTGTACCCACAACAAGAGCACATTCAGACCATGCTGCCCGCCTGGGTTTACAACGACAGCCTCGTCCCAG aAATGTTCAAGAAGGTTCTTGAAATCACCATGACTCCAGCAGGGATAGACACAGCCAAACTCTACCCGATATTAATGTCATCAGGTCTTCCAAGGGAAGCACTCGGGCAAATCTGGGCTTCAGCCAACCGCACAACACCTGGCATGCTGACCAAGGAGGAGCTTTACACTGTACTTGCACTAATTGGGGTGGCGCAG AGTGGCCTCCCGGCAATGAACGTGGAAATCCTCGGCCAATTTCCTTCTCCTCCCGTGCCGAACCTGCCGGCCCTGGCTATGGCCATGGCCCCTGTCATGCCTCAGCACCAGCAGCCCATGATGACCCAGCCCCCGGTCTCCATGGCCATGCCCACAGCAGCCCCGCCACCAGTCATGCCTATGACACCGGCAGCACCGGCTCAGCCACCCACAAACACAAATTTCATTGCCAGTTTCCCTCCAGCACAGGTATCACAG GGAACCAAAGCCGATGACGATGACTTCCAGGACTTCCAGGAGGCTCCAAAGGCAGGAGGAGACCAAGCTTTCTCTGACTTTCAGGGGGAATCGGGAGGAAGCTTCCCTACTACCATTGTACCACAGCACCAAAACAG CACGCCTGCCTTGCTGACTCCAGTGTCTGGTTCCTCCTCCGCCTCCGTCACATCTTCTGATAAGTACGCCGTGTTCAAGCAGCTGTCTGTGGATCAGCCTGCAGAGCCTACACCCCCTGCCTCAG ATATTGGAGACAAATACAGTGTATTCAGACAACTCGAACAACCTGCGGAGAAGAAATCAGTCG GAGAAGGATTTGCAGATTTCAAGTCTGTCGGCACAGTCGATGATGGCTTCACAGACTTTAAAACAGCCGACAGCGTCTCTCCACTAGACCCTCCAGATCAAGCCAAACTCTTTCAACCTTCCTTCCCCTCTGCTTTTCCAAACTCTCAGTCACTACAGCAGCTTCCCCAGCAACCGCCAGCAGTGTCTCTTTCTCAGCCCAAAAATCCTCTCAACATGGCTGACCTGGACCTTTTCTCTTCTATAGCGCCCTCTGTTCCTGCCCCCACTGAGACAAAACCCAGCACATTCCCCTCTGTGTCTGTGCCCCCCTCTCTCGTGCTCCTGCCAGGTGGAGCAAAACCTCCGGGAGGAGGGGCAGATGAGTTTGGTGATTTTGCCCTCTTTGGCTCCTCTTCTGACTCCACTCGAGCTTCAGCCGCAGGAGGAGCTCCCTCAGCACCTCAGGATGACTTTGCAGACTTCATGGCATTTGGCAGCTCTGGTGGAGAGCCTAAAGGCGAGAGCAGCGTGGGTGTTCAAGGGGAAACCTCCACACAGCAGCGGTCTCAGCAGAGCTCTGACAAATACGACGTATTCAAACAACTTTCTCTGGAAGGAGGCCTCGCCTACGATGACACCAAGGAGAGCGGCGCCGGCTCCTTCTCGTCACTCAAGAGCGACAACGACGACTTTGCCGACTTTCAGTCCTCGAAGTTCTGCACAGCACTCGGAGCTTCTGAAAAGACTCTGGTGGACAAGGTGGCCGCGTTCAAACAGGCCAAGGAAGACTCTGCATCTGTAAAGTCCCTCGACCTCCCGTCCATCGGCGGGAGCAGCGTGGGAAAGGACGACTCTGAGGACGCGCTGTCAGTGCAGCTGGACATGAAGCTGTCGGACATGGGCGGAGACCTGAAGCACGTGATGTCAGACAGCTCTCTGGATTTGCCGGGTCTCTCTTCCCACCAGCCCCCTGCTACAG AAGGAGACGACATGAAATTTGACCCCTTTGGGACGTCGGCCCTCAGCACCTTGGCCAGCTATGACTGGTCAGACCGTGATGAAAGTCTGCCCGGTGAGGTCAGAAAGCCACCGGGCTTGGAAGGAGCTGGCCTTCCATCTTTAGTCCCCACTCAGAGGAAGGAACTGACCTTTGGCAGCACTGAAAACATCACAAGCAACTCCATAGCAAACATCATCACCTCCTTCCCTGCAGAGGACACTTCATCCGCAGATGACAAGTTTGAAGCCTTTGCTGACTTTGGCTCCGGCGACCAGGGCGGTGTCAATAACGAGGATGACTTTGGAGACTTTGCAAGTACTGTTTCGGAGAAGTCAGACTCGCCTGCTGCCACTGCCGAGGCGGGCTCAGAGGGAAACCAGAGCGAGGCCTCCGATGACTTTGGTGCCTTCCAGGGAGACAAGCCAAAGTTTGGCAGGTCTGACTTCCTCAAAGCCAGCGCTCAGGCCAAGGTCAAGTCCAGCGAGGAGATGATCAAGAACGAGTTGGCAACTTTTGATTTGTCGGTTCAAG GTTCCCACAAGCGCAGTCACAGTTTGGGTGAGAAGGAAATCAGGCGTTCACCCCCATCTCCGGCACCAGAGCAGCCCTTCAGAGACCGATCCAACACCCTGAACGAGAAGCCCGCACTGCCCGTCATCAGAGACAAGTACAAGGACCTgactggagaggtggag GAGAGCGAGCGCTACGCCTATGAGTGGCAGAGGTGCCTGGAAAGCGCTCTGgag GTCATCACCAAAGCCAACAACACCCTGAACGGGATCAGCAGCTCTTCTGTCTGCACCGAGGTCATCCAGTCTGCTCAGGGCATGGAGTACCTGCTTG GCGTGGTGGAAGTGTATCGCGTCTCTCGGCGTGTGGAGCTGGGCATCAAGGCCACGGCGGTGTGCTCTgagaagctgcagcagcagctgaaggaCATCAGCCGTGTGTGGAACAACCTCATAGGCTTCATGTCGCTGGCTAAGCTCGCT CCTGATGAAAGCTCCCTGGATTTCTCCTCCTGTATTCTGCGGCCGGGTATCAAGAATGCAAAGGACTTGGCTTGTGGGGTTTGTCTGCTCAACGTCGACGCTCGCAGCAAG AACAAAGAAGAAAGCACTATTGGACGTCTGTTTAAACGA GCATTGACTAAAGACAGGGAGAGGAGCTTAAGG GCGTTCAACTCAGAGACAGACAACTTCAAGCTGATGTACGGGGGTCATCAGTACCACGCCAGCTGTGCCAACTTCTGGATTAACTGTGTGGAGCCCAAACCCCCGGGCCTCATCCTGCCTGACCTGCTCTGA